One stretch of Sphingobacteriaceae bacterium DNA includes these proteins:
- a CDS encoding transcription repressor NadR has protein sequence MEPQDRRRALLELLAQSREPVTGAALADRFGVTRAVIVQDIALLRAGGAAILATPQGYVHGAAPRSRGEYTTQVAVRHGPSLADIQAELNAMVDAGAFIRDVIVEHPLYGELRGLLMLGSRRDVAEFCARMEAEGAEPLLTLTGGVHLHTLEAGSEEVFAQVRRSLAALGMLVEDDSR, from the coding sequence ATGGAACCCCAAGACCGCCGCCGGGCCCTGCTGGAACTGCTGGCCCAAAGCCGGGAGCCCGTCACCGGGGCCGCCCTGGCCGACCGCTTCGGCGTCACCCGGGCCGTCATCGTCCAGGATATCGCCCTTCTCAGGGCCGGCGGGGCCGCCATCCTGGCCACTCCCCAAGGCTACGTCCATGGCGCCGCGCCCCGGTCCCGGGGGGAGTACACCACCCAGGTGGCCGTGCGCCACGGTCCCTCCCTGGCCGATATCCAAGCGGAACTGAACGCCATGGTGGATGCGGGAGCCTTCATTCGGGACGTGATCGTGGAGCACCCCCTGTACGGCGAACTGCGGGGGCTGCTCATGCTGGGCTCCCGGCGGGACGTGGCGGAGTTCTGCGCCCGCATGGAAGCGGAAGGAGCCGAGCCCCTGCTCACCTTGACCGGAGGCGTGCACCTGCATACATTGGAAGCCGGCAGCGAGGAAGTATTCGCCCAGGTCCGCCGGTCCCTGGCCGCCTTGGGCATGCTGGTTGAAGATGACAGTCGTTGA
- a CDS encoding YtrH family sporulation protein codes for MELRWPDLVNAFFVPMGMVVGGSLFSAAAALLTGRLPVTTMMRTAEELKFWAILAALGGTLTTIRSLEGGILTGRLDLVGRQLFHIMTAFLGAHLGLELLVMMLRQG; via the coding sequence ATGGAACTGCGCTGGCCCGATCTGGTCAATGCCTTCTTTGTGCCCATGGGCATGGTGGTGGGCGGCAGCCTGTTCAGCGCCGCGGCGGCCCTCTTGACGGGGCGGCTGCCCGTCACCACCATGATGCGCACCGCGGAAGAATTGAAATTTTGGGCCATTCTGGCCGCCCTGGGAGGCACTTTGACCACCATCCGCTCCTTGGAGGGAGGCATCCTCACCGGCCGGCTGGATTTGGTGGGGCGTCAATTATTTCATATCATGACCGCCTTTCTGGGGGCCCACCTGGGGCTGGAACTGCTGGTAATGATGCTGCGGCAGGGCTAG
- a CDS encoding class I SAM-dependent methyltransferase, whose protein sequence is MPSSLDAEHLAARLYDAFHPDPEPEAEFWLSWLPGNGEPAGGTPAAKDILVLPARTGELAAAMARRGHRVWAVDTAAVMLREGARRWLDHAGPDRLHLVPGELSRLQLDRTFDFACMPRDGLNFQEGSTAMRNTAAGILAHLRPGGGLAAQIQAPPPPGTPRGPIGSTEPTGPQRPHLMPAGWQAVRAVEERWDGKQRVRRVSIYRVAVDGGQPVEVRHVEELCRPTLADVQGIMQDVGFVDVEIRQAGGGSMVLLARRPGSGAAGRPAGGDGGR, encoded by the coding sequence TTGCCTTCTTCCTTGGACGCGGAGCACTTGGCTGCGCGTCTTTATGATGCCTTTCATCCCGACCCGGAGCCCGAAGCGGAATTCTGGCTTAGCTGGCTTCCCGGGAACGGGGAGCCGGCGGGCGGGACGCCGGCGGCCAAGGATATCCTGGTCCTGCCGGCCCGCACCGGCGAATTGGCGGCGGCCATGGCCCGCCGGGGCCACCGGGTATGGGCGGTGGACACCGCCGCCGTCATGCTGAGGGAAGGCGCCCGCCGCTGGCTGGACCATGCCGGACCGGACCGCCTGCACCTGGTGCCCGGGGAGTTGTCCCGCCTGCAACTGGATCGAACCTTCGACTTCGCCTGCATGCCCCGGGACGGCTTGAACTTCCAGGAAGGCTCCACCGCTATGCGCAATACGGCGGCCGGCATTCTGGCCCACCTGCGGCCGGGCGGTGGGCTGGCGGCCCAAATCCAGGCGCCCCCGCCCCCGGGTACGCCCCGGGGGCCCATCGGCAGCACCGAGCCCACCGGCCCCCAGCGGCCCCATTTGATGCCCGCCGGCTGGCAGGCCGTCCGGGCCGTGGAAGAGCGGTGGGACGGCAAGCAGCGGGTCCGCCGGGTCAGCATCTACCGGGTGGCGGTGGACGGCGGCCAGCCGGTGGAAGTGCGCCACGTGGAGGAATTGTGCCGGCCCACCTTGGCGGATGTCCAAGGCATCATGCAGGACGTAGGTTTTGTGGACGTGGAGATCCGGCAGGCCGGCGGCGGGTCCATGGTGCTCCTGGCCCGGCGTCCCGGCAGCGGCGCAGCGGGCCGGCCGGCGGGGGGAGACGGCGGGCGGTGA
- a CDS encoding HD domain-containing protein codes for MVIRDPVHGDIYLLPGEEEILDSPPVQRLRGIKQNGTGYLVYPGCVHTRFDHSLGVLAAAQKLLDQVARHGHPVTPREARIVRASALVHDISHIPFGHTLEDEAGLFDRHDRRERLDVFLQDGPLAQVLARQGLAEPVTALLTGREHPEVAPWMRAIITSTVDADMLDYLKRDSYFAGLRQQYDERVYHYFHVVDGRLALNLTRHGLLRADARSEIMSLLRMRYFLTERVYLHHAKVAAGAMVARAVERAVLDGWREEDLYHLTDETLLLRLAVGSQPMAAALAQGVRRRRLLKRAYVLSPQGAGRGLRDHLVEQYSGRAGAPRRRQLEEELAAAAGLPPGSVIIHCPQKSMFKEVGVLVILPSGLQPLTGMQEPMASEVRALIHQYEDLWRFYVFAPTEAVEQVAGLCREYFGLPSDYRPR; via the coding sequence ATGGTTATCCGCGATCCTGTCCACGGCGATATATACTTGCTGCCCGGCGAGGAGGAAATTTTGGATTCGCCGCCGGTGCAGCGGCTGCGGGGCATCAAGCAGAACGGCACCGGCTATTTGGTCTACCCGGGCTGCGTCCACACCCGCTTCGATCACAGCCTGGGGGTGCTGGCGGCGGCCCAGAAGCTGCTGGACCAGGTGGCCCGCCACGGCCACCCGGTGACGCCCCGGGAGGCCCGCATCGTCCGGGCGTCTGCCTTGGTCCACGACATCTCCCACATACCCTTCGGCCACACCTTGGAAGACGAAGCCGGCCTGTTCGACCGCCACGACCGGCGGGAGCGGCTGGACGTCTTCCTCCAGGACGGGCCTTTGGCCCAGGTGCTGGCCCGCCAGGGGCTGGCGGAGCCGGTGACGGCCCTTCTGACGGGGCGGGAGCACCCGGAGGTGGCCCCCTGGATGCGGGCCATCATCACCAGCACCGTGGACGCCGACATGCTGGACTATTTGAAGCGGGACTCCTACTTCGCCGGCCTGCGCCAGCAGTACGACGAGCGGGTCTACCATTACTTCCACGTGGTGGACGGCCGGCTGGCCCTCAACTTGACCCGCCACGGCCTGCTGCGGGCCGACGCCCGCTCGGAGATCATGTCCCTGCTCCGGATGCGCTACTTCCTGACGGAACGGGTGTACCTCCACCATGCCAAGGTGGCGGCGGGGGCCATGGTGGCCCGGGCGGTGGAAAGGGCGGTGCTGGACGGCTGGCGGGAAGAGGACCTCTACCACCTGACCGATGAGACCCTGTTGCTGCGCTTAGCGGTAGGATCCCAGCCTATGGCGGCTGCCTTGGCCCAAGGGGTGCGGCGGCGGCGCCTGCTGAAGCGGGCCTATGTGCTGTCTCCCCAGGGGGCCGGCAGGGGGCTCCGGGACCACCTGGTGGAGCAGTATTCGGGGCGGGCCGGCGCCCCCCGCCGCCGGCAGCTGGAGGAGGAACTGGCCGCCGCAGCGGGGCTGCCCCCCGGCAGCGTCATCATCCACTGCCCCCAGAAGTCCATGTTCAAAGAGGTAGGGGTGCTGGTCATCCTGCCCTCGGGGCTCCAGCCCCTGACCGGCATGCAGGAGCCCATGGCCAGCGAGGTGAGGGCCCTCATCCACCAGTACGAGGACTTGTGGCGCTTCTACGTCTTCGCCCCCACCGAGGCGGTGGAGCAGGTGGCCGGCCTCTGCCGGGAATATTTCGGCCTGCCTTCCGACTACCGGCCCCGCTAG
- a CDS encoding phosphatidylglycerophosphatase A encodes MPRKDVDKDLKVVVVDWLAQRGVALEDIAAVVLEVQDQFHANLTLEDCLESVKAVVAKREVQHALLTGIALDMAAEAGAVPEPLLTILRRDDALYGVDEVLALAITNVYGSIGMTNFGYLDKKKIGIIGTLNSRQQPGMVHTFLDDMVAGIAAAASARLAHNSLDHTR; translated from the coding sequence TTGCCCCGAAAGGACGTAGACAAAGATCTAAAAGTCGTAGTAGTGGATTGGCTGGCCCAGCGGGGCGTGGCCCTGGAGGACATCGCCGCCGTAGTGCTGGAAGTGCAGGACCAGTTCCATGCCAATTTGACCTTGGAGGACTGCCTGGAAAGCGTGAAGGCGGTGGTGGCCAAGCGGGAAGTGCAGCATGCCCTGCTGACGGGCATCGCCTTGGACATGGCCGCCGAGGCCGGCGCCGTGCCTGAGCCCCTCCTGACCATCTTGCGCCGGGACGACGCCCTCTACGGGGTGGACGAGGTGCTGGCCTTGGCCATCACCAACGTCTACGGCTCCATCGGCATGACCAACTTCGGCTACCTGGACAAGAAAAAAATCGGCATCATCGGCACCTTGAACAGCCGGCAGCAGCCGGGCATGGTGCACACCTTCCTGGACGACATGGTGGCGGGCATCGCCGCCGCCGCGTCGGCCCGGCTGGCCCACAACAGCCTGGATCATACCCGCTGA
- a CDS encoding CBS domain-containing protein — MKVKDVMSSPVITVDQHDTLWHVLQVFRANGFRHTIVTDLNDKALGMVSETDLLRVVPLEPGEQLEAQREALEKLQAQDIMQAMVNFRPDDDLSSLVQVFLTDRLDMAQVVDEKRRPVGIVTITDVLRALMKLLTEKEQE; from the coding sequence ATGAAGGTTAAGGATGTCATGAGCTCGCCGGTGATCACCGTCGACCAGCACGACACCCTCTGGCATGTGCTGCAGGTGTTTCGGGCCAACGGCTTCCGTCACACCATCGTGACGGACCTGAACGACAAGGCCCTGGGCATGGTGTCGGAAACGGATCTGCTGCGGGTGGTTCCCCTGGAGCCCGGCGAGCAGCTGGAAGCCCAGCGGGAAGCCCTGGAAAAGCTGCAGGCCCAGGATATCATGCAGGCCATGGTGAACTTTCGTCCCGATGACGATTTGAGCAGCCTGGTCCAGGTGTTCCTCACCGACCGCCTGGATATGGCCCAGGTGGTGGACGAAAAGAGGCGCCCCGTGGGCATCGTCACCATCACCGACGTGCTGCGGGCCCTCATGAAGCTGTTGACGGAAAAAGAACAGGAATAA
- the folP gene encoding dihydropteroate synthase: MTWVWGRWYRQPRPVVDYRGRSLAYGDATHVMGILNVTPDSFSDGGLYMDVDAAVARARAMVEQGAAVIDVGAESANVAASRPRLEEELGRLLPVIQALVELPVLISVDTYKADVAEAVLAAGAHIINDISGLRADPRMAGVVARYEAGVVIMHSLGTPPDLSRDPHYVDVVKEVKEALAQAAEKAVAAGVAPQRIIVDPGIGVGKRTEHNLELLRSLGELKMLGYPVLLGASRTSVIGNVLSAPIHERDVGTLATTALAVAQGVDMVRVHEVEANVQVARMADAVVRGMDPPPGGWPFDEVTGERRSPQGG; this comes from the coding sequence GTGACTTGGGTCTGGGGCCGTTGGTACCGCCAGCCCCGGCCGGTGGTGGACTACCGGGGCCGCAGCCTGGCCTACGGCGACGCCACCCACGTCATGGGCATCCTCAACGTGACCCCCGATTCCTTCTCCGACGGCGGCCTGTACATGGATGTTGACGCGGCGGTGGCCCGGGCCCGGGCCATGGTGGAGCAGGGAGCCGCCGTCATCGACGTGGGGGCCGAAAGCGCCAACGTGGCCGCCTCCCGACCCCGCCTGGAAGAAGAACTGGGCCGGCTGCTGCCCGTCATCCAAGCCCTGGTGGAATTGCCCGTCCTCATTTCCGTAGACACCTACAAGGCCGACGTGGCCGAAGCAGTATTGGCAGCCGGCGCCCACATCATCAACGACATCAGCGGCCTGCGGGCCGATCCCCGCATGGCCGGCGTCGTGGCCCGCTACGAAGCCGGCGTGGTCATCATGCACAGTCTGGGCACGCCCCCCGATTTGTCCCGGGATCCCCACTACGTTGACGTGGTTAAAGAAGTAAAGGAAGCCCTGGCCCAAGCCGCTGAAAAAGCCGTGGCGGCCGGGGTGGCGCCCCAGCGCATCATCGTGGATCCCGGCATCGGGGTGGGCAAGCGCACGGAGCACAACCTGGAGCTGCTGCGCAGCCTGGGGGAGTTGAAGATGCTGGGCTATCCCGTGCTGCTGGGGGCCTCCCGTACTTCCGTCATCGGCAACGTTTTGTCGGCGCCCATCCATGAGCGGGATGTGGGCACCCTGGCCACCACCGCCCTGGCCGTCGCCCAAGGGGTGGATATGGTGCGGGTGCATGAGGTGGAGGCCAACGTCCAGGTGGCCCGCATGGCCGACGCCGTGGTCCGGGGCATGGACCCGCCCCCGGGGGGTTGGCCCTTCGACGAGGTGACGGGGGAGCGCCGCTCCCCGCAGGGCGGGTAG
- a CDS encoding FapA family protein, giving the protein MAPDGQGRPYVAVQNGKIVVGQGSGMAQLTIPAELPLRVLVDGVARQGTVDLAGTETIDVYLLPPKEGRWSVTVDPDGMTAWLEVEPGTRYGLPDQEPAQQLTLAVKTYPTLPPGLTDEAVRAALAEAGVVKGIDENAIFKGVTALVPQRLAVASGQPAVDGRDGRLEVLVDTGEERPYVVRPDGSIDYRDRADVPSVSAGTPLALIHPPTPGQGGWDLFGREKPPRPGLPVAVATGRGAVVEEGQGARWVKAVRDGRPVIRSQRQRRWFADVLPVYDVRGDVDMSTGNIRFNGDVVVRGDVTDGFSVQAVGSVTVHGSVFQGEIVAGGGIVVKGAALGSRFTVQGAGAGVEVGRLHHSRVASAGYVKVGSQGAYFSDITAQGDVLVAGGLVGGTIRSHGRVVDLGQAGSRMGAETYIEVPAHAVVTARKAYPGVKVRLGKRLYANQQERGPWIVKEDE; this is encoded by the coding sequence ATGGCCCCCGACGGCCAAGGCCGCCCCTATGTGGCGGTGCAGAATGGAAAAATAGTCGTGGGGCAGGGAAGCGGCATGGCCCAGTTGACCATACCGGCGGAACTGCCCCTTCGGGTGCTGGTGGACGGGGTAGCGCGGCAGGGAACGGTGGACCTGGCCGGCACGGAGACCATCGATGTGTATTTGCTGCCGCCCAAGGAAGGCCGCTGGTCCGTCACCGTGGACCCCGACGGGATGACCGCCTGGCTGGAGGTGGAGCCGGGCACCCGCTACGGGCTGCCGGATCAGGAGCCTGCCCAGCAGCTGACTCTGGCGGTGAAAACCTACCCCACCTTGCCTCCCGGTTTGACCGATGAAGCGGTCCGGGCCGCTCTGGCGGAGGCCGGTGTTGTAAAAGGAATCGATGAGAATGCCATATTCAAAGGGGTTACGGCCCTGGTCCCCCAGCGGCTGGCGGTGGCGTCGGGCCAGCCGGCGGTGGACGGCCGGGACGGCCGGCTGGAAGTCTTGGTGGACACCGGTGAAGAGCGGCCCTATGTGGTGCGGCCCGACGGCTCCATCGACTACCGGGACCGGGCCGACGTGCCCTCGGTGAGCGCCGGTACGCCTTTGGCCCTCATTCACCCGCCCACGCCCGGGCAAGGGGGCTGGGACCTTTTCGGCCGGGAGAAGCCGCCCCGGCCGGGCCTGCCCGTGGCGGTGGCCACCGGCCGGGGAGCCGTGGTGGAAGAGGGCCAAGGGGCCCGCTGGGTAAAGGCGGTCCGGGACGGCCGGCCCGTAATCCGCAGCCAGCGGCAGCGCCGGTGGTTTGCCGATGTGCTGCCGGTGTATGATGTCCGGGGCGACGTGGACATGTCCACGGGCAACATTCGCTTCAACGGCGACGTGGTGGTCCGGGGGGATGTGACCGACGGCTTCTCCGTCCAGGCCGTCGGCAGCGTGACGGTTCACGGCTCCGTCTTCCAAGGCGAGATCGTCGCCGGAGGCGGCATCGTGGTCAAGGGAGCGGCCCTGGGCAGCCGGTTCACCGTCCAGGGGGCCGGGGCCGGGGTTGAAGTGGGCCGCCTGCACCACAGCCGGGTGGCATCGGCCGGCTACGTGAAGGTCGGTTCCCAGGGGGCCTATTTCTCCGACATCACCGCCCAAGGGGATGTACTGGTGGCGGGCGGCTTGGTGGGCGGCACCATCCGCAGCCACGGCCGCGTGGTGGACTTGGGGCAGGCCGGGTCCCGCATGGGGGCGGAAACATACATCGAAGTGCCCGCCCATGCCGTGGTGACCGCCCGGAAGGCCTATCCCGGCGTCAAGGTGCGCCTGGGCAAGCGGCTTTACGCCAACCAGCAGGAGCGGGGCCCGTGGATTGTGAAAGAGGATGAATGA
- a CDS encoding DNA polymerase III subunit alpha: protein MSRSAADFVHLHVHSQYSLLDGAARIDDLAQRAAQLGMPALALTDHGVLYGMVDFYKACRKVDVKPILGCEIYVAPRSRHQREARIDDRLMHLVLLAENETGYRNLLRIVSRAYIEGLYYKPRADWELLQEHSEGLIATSACLAGPIARALADGDEEDAVRRIRQLQDIFGPENFFLEIQDHGLPEEARIYPAVADLARRLDVPLVATNDVHYLEQRDARAQEVLMCIQSGKTLDDPNRLRFDSDQFYFKSGQEMAALFGDVPGALRNTRLIAERCNVELNFNQVLWPEFPVPEGHTRESYLRELCRRNLNWRYPKVTPEVEERLEYELGMIERLGFAPYFLIVQDFVDFARRRRIPVGPGRGSGAASIVAYLLGITNVDPLRYRLVFERFINPERVSPPDFDIDFCYERRGEVIDYVVEKYGSDRVAQIITFGTMAARAAIRDVGRVLGMSYGEVDRIAKMVPNQLGITLDKALELSPDLAQAAEQDERVAELIDLARRLEGAPRHASVHAAGVVITPGPASDYLPLQRMNDGTVVTQLSWAKVEELGMLKFDFLGLRTLTVMEETRRLVKDLYGEELDYDRLPLDDEPTYRLLGKGETDGVFQLESPGMREMLRELKPSSIEDIIAAVALYRPGPMQHIPDFIKNKHSGKVQYLHPVLEPLLADTYGIIVYQEQIMQIAAKMAGFSLGQADILRRAIGSKNRALLDTMRSNFVEGCIAQGYDEKLAKELYLLIERFADYGFQRAHSTCYGMLAYQTAYLKAHYPAALMAATLTSFMNNTDRIAEYIAACRRMGIQVLPPDVNQSDGSFTVIHTGNAGRNGAGGQGGVIRFGLAAVKNVGRACIDAIVAAREEGGPFASLRDFCERVDHRHLNRRALESLIKAGAFDSLGGRREQYLAVAEETLAAGAQWQKQRQDGQMSFFDMAGGGPEAAAPGSEALEAPGDVLPGDVEELPPLRRLALEKEVLGLYLTGHPLGGVLHDLAAAATVTTAGIEHLADGARVILAGMVAGLKTHVTRTGATMAFVTLEDMAGQVEVVVFQNTFREAGGVLQEDAVVEVAGRVSWQDETAKVVADAVRPLSSKPKLYINLDPASVDLYRLKQVLGLHPGQVPVFLRFRPDGPTALAGRRYWVNPRRDLLSELASLLGSDGYELVAGANGAAGQPVEAPA, encoded by the coding sequence GTGTCCCGATCAGCCGCCGACTTCGTTCACCTGCATGTTCACAGCCAATACAGCCTCCTGGACGGCGCCGCCCGCATCGACGACCTGGCCCAACGGGCCGCCCAACTAGGCATGCCGGCCCTGGCCCTGACGGACCACGGCGTCCTGTACGGCATGGTGGATTTTTACAAGGCGTGCCGCAAGGTGGACGTCAAGCCCATCCTGGGCTGCGAGATCTACGTGGCGCCCCGCAGCCGCCATCAGCGGGAGGCGCGCATCGACGACCGCCTCATGCACCTGGTGCTCCTTGCGGAAAATGAGACGGGCTACCGCAACCTGCTGCGCATCGTCTCCCGGGCCTATATCGAGGGGCTGTACTACAAGCCCCGGGCCGACTGGGAACTGCTGCAGGAGCATTCCGAAGGTCTCATCGCCACCTCCGCCTGCCTGGCGGGCCCCATCGCCCGGGCCCTGGCCGACGGGGACGAAGAAGACGCGGTGCGCCGCATCCGGCAGCTCCAGGACATTTTCGGACCGGAAAATTTCTTTTTGGAGATTCAAGACCACGGGCTGCCCGAGGAGGCCCGCATCTACCCGGCCGTGGCCGACCTGGCCCGGCGCTTGGACGTGCCCCTGGTGGCCACCAACGACGTCCACTACCTGGAGCAGCGGGATGCCCGGGCCCAGGAAGTGTTGATGTGCATCCAGTCGGGCAAGACCTTGGACGACCCCAACCGCCTGCGCTTCGACAGCGACCAATTTTACTTCAAGTCGGGCCAGGAGATGGCGGCCCTCTTCGGCGATGTGCCCGGCGCCCTGCGCAACACCCGCCTCATCGCCGAGCGCTGCAACGTGGAGCTGAACTTCAACCAGGTCTTGTGGCCCGAGTTTCCCGTGCCCGAGGGCCACACCCGGGAATCGTACCTGCGGGAATTGTGCCGCCGCAATTTGAACTGGCGCTACCCGAAAGTCACCCCCGAGGTGGAGGAGCGCCTGGAATACGAACTGGGCATGATCGAGCGGCTGGGCTTTGCGCCTTACTTCCTCATCGTGCAGGATTTTGTCGACTTCGCCCGGCGCCGCCGGATTCCCGTGGGCCCCGGACGGGGCTCCGGCGCCGCCAGCATCGTGGCCTACCTGCTGGGCATCACCAACGTGGATCCCCTGCGCTATCGCCTGGTTTTCGAGCGGTTCATCAACCCCGAGCGGGTGAGCCCGCCCGATTTCGACATCGATTTTTGCTACGAGCGCCGGGGCGAGGTCATCGACTACGTGGTGGAAAAGTACGGCAGCGACCGGGTGGCCCAGATCATCACCTTCGGCACCATGGCGGCCCGGGCCGCCATCCGGGACGTGGGCCGGGTGCTGGGCATGTCCTACGGCGAGGTGGACCGCATCGCCAAGATGGTGCCCAACCAGTTGGGCATCACCCTGGACAAGGCCCTGGAACTCAGCCCCGATCTGGCCCAGGCGGCGGAGCAGGACGAGCGGGTGGCCGAACTCATCGACCTGGCCCGGCGCCTGGAGGGCGCCCCCCGCCACGCCTCGGTCCATGCCGCCGGGGTGGTGATCACCCCCGGCCCCGCTTCCGACTACCTGCCCCTGCAGCGGATGAACGACGGCACCGTGGTCACCCAGTTGAGCTGGGCCAAAGTAGAAGAACTGGGCATGCTGAAGTTCGACTTTTTGGGCCTGCGCACTTTGACGGTCATGGAAGAGACCCGGCGGCTGGTCAAGGACTTGTACGGGGAAGAACTGGACTACGACCGGCTGCCCTTGGATGACGAGCCCACCTACCGCCTGCTGGGCAAGGGGGAGACCGACGGCGTCTTCCAGTTGGAGTCCCCGGGCATGCGGGAAATGCTGCGGGAGCTGAAGCCCAGCAGCATCGAGGACATCATCGCCGCCGTGGCCCTGTACCGGCCCGGGCCCATGCAGCACATCCCCGACTTCATCAAGAACAAGCACAGCGGCAAGGTACAGTACCTGCACCCCGTGCTGGAGCCCCTCCTGGCCGACACCTACGGCATTATCGTCTACCAGGAGCAGATCATGCAGATCGCGGCCAAGATGGCCGGCTTCAGCCTGGGGCAGGCCGACATCCTGCGCCGGGCCATCGGCAGCAAGAACCGGGCCCTGCTGGACACCATGCGCAGCAATTTCGTGGAAGGCTGCATCGCCCAGGGCTACGACGAGAAACTGGCCAAGGAACTGTACCTGCTCATCGAGCGGTTCGCCGACTACGGCTTCCAGCGGGCCCATTCCACCTGCTACGGCATGCTGGCCTATCAGACGGCCTACTTGAAGGCCCATTACCCGGCGGCCTTGATGGCGGCCACCTTGACTTCCTTCATGAACAACACCGACCGGATCGCCGAGTACATCGCCGCCTGCCGCCGCATGGGCATCCAGGTGCTGCCCCCCGATGTCAACCAATCCGACGGGTCCTTCACCGTCATCCACACCGGTAATGCCGGCCGCAACGGCGCCGGCGGGCAGGGGGGCGTCATCCGCTTCGGCCTGGCAGCGGTGAAAAACGTGGGCCGGGCCTGCATCGACGCCATCGTGGCGGCCCGGGAAGAGGGCGGGCCCTTCGCTTCCCTGCGGGATTTCTGCGAGCGGGTGGACCACCGGCACTTGAACCGCCGGGCCTTGGAAAGCCTCATCAAGGCCGGCGCCTTCGACAGCCTGGGCGGTCGCCGGGAACAGTACCTGGCCGTGGCGGAAGAGACCCTGGCCGCCGGAGCCCAGTGGCAGAAGCAGCGGCAGGACGGGCAAATGTCCTTCTTCGACATGGCGGGCGGGGGGCCGGAGGCGGCAGCCCCGGGTTCCGAAGCTTTGGAGGCGCCGGGTGACGTGCTGCCCGGCGACGTGGAGGAACTGCCGCCCCTGCGGCGGCTGGCCCTGGAGAAGGAGGTGCTGGGCCTCTACCTGACGGGGCACCCCTTGGGGGGGGTCCTGCACGACCTGGCGGCTGCGGCCACCGTCACCACCGCCGGCATCGAGCACCTGGCCGACGGCGCCCGGGTGATCCTGGCGGGCATGGTGGCGGGACTCAAGACCCACGTGACCCGCACCGGCGCCACCATGGCCTTCGTCACCTTGGAGGACATGGCCGGTCAGGTGGAGGTGGTGGTCTTCCAGAACACCTTCCGGGAAGCGGGCGGGGTGCTCCAGGAAGACGCCGTGGTGGAGGTGGCGGGCCGGGTGTCGTGGCAGGACGAGACTGCCAAAGTGGTGGCCGACGCCGTGCGGCCCTTGTCCTCCAAGCCGAAATTGTATATAAATTTGGACCCGGCTTCCGTCGATTTATATAGACTAAAGCAGGTGCTGGGGCTTCATCCCGGGCAGGTGCCGGTGTTTCTCCGCTTCCGGCCCGACGGCCCGACGGCCCTGGCCGGGCGCCGCTACTGGGTGAACCCCCGCCGGGACCTGCTGTCTGAATTGGCATCATTGCTCGGCAGCGACGGCTATGAACTGGTGGCCGGGGCCAACGGCGCCGCCGGGCAGCCTGTGGAAGCCCCGGCCTAG
- a CDS encoding dihydrofolate reductase family protein, whose amino-acid sequence MLQLYPAPAGPVEAGIYDRLDLPPPPPHRPYTILNMVTTVDGKTTLDGHRVNEIGSDMDHRLMIKLRAPVDAVLRGAGTVRSHGRYPLVGEEEAAARRAAGRPDQPKVVIVSQSGDLPLTAPVFQEAAHRPIIITAKDLKAERREALAQAAHIVTVDGDPMDLPAAMAVLRREHGITHLLSEGGPYLNYWFLKHGLLDEIFWTVAPKVGGNRDDLTMVDGPVTLDPLPQLELRTAYFYQPTGELFLRYRVRGGVA is encoded by the coding sequence ATGCTGCAGTTGTACCCGGCTCCCGCGGGGCCGGTGGAGGCCGGCATTTACGACCGCCTGGATCTGCCCCCGCCGCCGCCCCACCGTCCCTACACCATTCTGAACATGGTGACCACGGTGGACGGCAAGACCACCTTGGACGGCCACCGGGTGAACGAGATCGGCAGCGATATGGACCACCGGCTGATGATTAAGCTGCGGGCGCCGGTGGACGCCGTCCTCCGGGGCGCCGGCACCGTGCGCTCCCACGGCCGCTACCCGCTGGTAGGCGAGGAAGAAGCCGCCGCCCGCCGGGCCGCCGGCCGGCCCGACCAGCCCAAGGTGGTCATCGTCAGCCAATCGGGGGATTTGCCCTTGACGGCGCCGGTGTTCCAAGAGGCGGCCCACCGGCCCATCATCATTACTGCCAAAGACCTGAAGGCGGAGCGGCGGGAGGCTTTGGCCCAGGCAGCCCACATCGTCACCGTGGACGGCGACCCCATGGACCTGCCCGCCGCCATGGCGGTGCTGCGGCGGGAGCACGGCATCACCCACCTGCTGTCGGAGGGCGGCCCCTACCTGAACTACTGGTTTCTCAAGCACGGGCTGCTGGATGAGATCTTCTGGACCGTGGCGCCCAAGGTGGGCGGCAACCGGGACGATCTGACCATGGTGGACGGCCCCGTCACCTTGGACCCCCTGCCCCAATTGGAACTGCGGACGGCTTACTTTTATCAGCCCACAGGGGAACTGTTCCTGCGCTACCGGGTGCGGGGCGGGGTCGCCTAA